Proteins found in one Roseimicrobium gellanilyticum genomic segment:
- a CDS encoding WGR domain-containing protein: MESISLYYREGASDKVYQASIVPKDGGYVVTFAYGRRGSTLNAGTKTPTPVRHDEAKRTFDKLVREKTAKGYLVADGNGGVTAATLPATAKAPTGIHCQLLNPVEEEKVQELLTHPDWWLQEKIDGRRLLIRKEGTTITGINRLGQETALPQTMVESALACTADFILDGEGLGDVLHVFDALSLHSEDLRHEGYAERFVRLSKFLKVSIPPHFKLVDIACQLSAKREMFTRLQREHREGAVFRHMMAPYTPGRPASGGMQLKYKFCETASFIVTKPNPKRSVSLILFDGDRVVSAGNVTIPPNHNVPAPGTIVECRYLYAFRESGSIYQPVYLGPREDIRAEECTTAQLKYKPEPVTV; this comes from the coding sequence ATGGAAAGCATCTCCCTCTACTACCGCGAAGGCGCCTCTGACAAAGTCTACCAGGCCTCCATTGTGCCCAAGGACGGCGGATATGTCGTCACCTTCGCCTATGGCCGTCGCGGTTCGACCCTCAACGCAGGCACCAAGACACCCACACCAGTCAGGCACGACGAAGCCAAGCGCACCTTCGACAAGTTGGTGCGCGAGAAAACTGCCAAAGGCTATCTGGTAGCTGATGGCAACGGCGGCGTGACCGCCGCCACCCTCCCGGCAACCGCCAAAGCACCTACCGGCATCCATTGCCAACTCCTCAATCCCGTTGAGGAGGAGAAAGTCCAGGAACTGCTCACTCACCCGGACTGGTGGCTGCAGGAGAAAATCGATGGCCGGCGTCTCCTCATCCGCAAGGAAGGCACCACCATCACCGGCATCAATCGCCTCGGCCAGGAAACCGCTCTTCCCCAAACCATGGTGGAGAGCGCCCTGGCTTGCACTGCCGACTTCATCCTCGATGGAGAAGGTCTGGGCGACGTGCTTCACGTGTTCGATGCCCTGAGCCTCCACAGCGAGGATCTGCGCCATGAGGGCTACGCCGAACGCTTCGTGCGTCTGAGCAAGTTCCTCAAGGTCTCCATTCCTCCGCACTTCAAACTCGTGGACATCGCCTGCCAGCTCAGTGCCAAGCGGGAAATGTTCACGCGGCTTCAGCGCGAGCATCGCGAAGGGGCGGTCTTCAGACACATGATGGCTCCGTACACTCCGGGCCGTCCCGCCTCGGGAGGAATGCAGCTCAAGTACAAGTTCTGCGAGACAGCCTCCTTCATCGTCACCAAGCCCAACCCCAAACGCAGCGTGTCCCTGATCCTCTTTGATGGGGACCGCGTCGTGTCCGCGGGCAACGTGACTATTCCACCCAACCACAATGTCCCGGCTCCGGGCACCATTGTGGAATGCCGCTACCTGTACGCCTTCCGTGAGTCCGGCTCCATCTACCAGCCAGTGTATCTCGGTCCAAGGGAGGACATCCGCGCGGAAGAGTGCACTACCGCCCAGCTCAAATACAAACCCGAGCCGGTTACGGTCTGA
- a CDS encoding RecB family exonuclease, which yields MSARTTQPKTPVSTPEASTRAEKDIIAELLQAVSASRLTLFLQCRLKFFFRYVLSIPKPKTPALHVGNAVHVALKARNRARWLQQPLSLKALHDAYSAAWTDESEGKVDWASSEAEEKAIGWRLFETYLREHPLPEDLKPDAIEVSIEADLRQHGLPRLVGILDLVLQRRIIDYKTSSTTPNPEKVAHTHEVQTSGYAVLYRHNTGQRELGLELHHLVKLKNPKVVITPMPPMSDDQQTRLFHLMDAYQTGLQRGDFVPSPGMQCASCEFFNECRRWK from the coding sequence ATGAGTGCCCGCACCACCCAGCCCAAGACGCCTGTCTCCACCCCGGAGGCAAGCACACGGGCCGAAAAAGACATCATCGCTGAACTCCTGCAGGCCGTGTCAGCTTCCCGGCTGACGCTGTTCCTGCAATGCCGGTTGAAGTTCTTCTTTAGATACGTGCTATCCATTCCCAAGCCCAAGACTCCAGCCCTGCATGTCGGCAATGCCGTGCATGTAGCGCTCAAAGCCCGCAACCGAGCCCGCTGGCTCCAGCAGCCACTCTCACTCAAAGCCCTCCACGACGCATACTCTGCAGCGTGGACGGATGAGAGCGAGGGCAAGGTGGACTGGGCCAGCTCCGAGGCCGAGGAGAAGGCCATCGGCTGGCGCCTATTCGAGACGTACCTCCGGGAGCATCCCCTCCCGGAGGATCTCAAGCCGGATGCAATCGAGGTGTCTATCGAAGCAGACCTGCGCCAGCACGGTCTGCCTCGTCTGGTGGGCATCCTCGATTTGGTCCTACAACGCCGCATCATCGACTACAAGACCTCATCCACCACCCCCAACCCGGAGAAGGTGGCTCACACCCACGAAGTGCAGACCAGCGGCTACGCCGTGCTGTACCGGCACAATACCGGGCAGCGCGAGCTGGGGCTGGAACTGCATCACCTGGTCAAACTCAAGAACCCCAAGGTGGTGATCACTCCCATGCCACCCATGAGTGACGACCAGCAAACCCGGCTGTTCCATCTCATGGACGCGTACCAGACCGGCCTCCAGCGTGGCGACTTCGTTCCCTCGCCCGGGATGCAGTGCGCCAGCTGTGAGTTCTTCAACGAATGCCGGCGCTGGAAGTAG